One part of the Lotus japonicus ecotype B-129 chromosome 2, LjGifu_v1.2 genome encodes these proteins:
- the LOC130735241 gene encoding cyclin-J18 isoform X2 has translation MVLVTTSSSSSERVPAIEFLIQSAQLLQVPPIVKYSALSLFADRFLPSLPADSPNWLLQPLTESALQLFVLMSLWISSKMHDTQPLSATCLKSLADKSIKEQHYTTRNFIEAEMLFMQVLNFEIGTTNITFVYLEELWIQFKGVTKVGELIDFDVCMDVMDLLYEKEETSFLYRSPHSLAASILVVSYIITVPKQKWEFPVLAWVNFVTSYKEEDIMKRVMEILKHVLEPS, from the exons ATGGTATTGGTaacaacatcatcttcttcatctgagCGTGTCCCTGCAATTGAGTTCCTTATCCAATCAGCTCAA CTCCTGCAAGTTCCCCCCATTGTTAAGTACTCCGCATTGTCCTTGTTCGCTGATCGCTTCCTTCCTTCTTTACCCGCCGA CTCACCCAACTGGTTATTGCAACCCCTCACCGAAAGCGCATTGCAGCTGTTTGTGCTTATGTCTCTGTGGATTTCAAGCAAA ATGCATGATACTCAACCACTCTCCGCTACTTGTTTGAAGTCGTTGGCCGATAAATCCATCAAGGAACAGCACTACACCACTCGAAATTTCATCGAAGCA GAGATGCTCTTCATGCAG GTGTTGAATTTTGAGATTGGGACAACAAATATTACATTTGTGTACCTTGAAGAGCTTTGGATTCAATTCAA GGGAGTGACAAAAGTTGGTGAGCTGATTGACTTCGATGTTTGCATGGATGTTATGGATCTGCTCTATGAAAAGGAGGAGACATCGTTTCTTTATAGGTCTCCTCATTCCCTAGCTGCATCAATCTTG GTTGTGTCATACATAATAACAGTCCCTAAACAGAAATGGGAATTCCCGGTTCTTGCATGGG TCAATTTTGTGACCTCGTATAAGGAAGAAGATATCATGAAAAGGGTGATGGAGATTCTCAAGCATGTGCTTGAACCTTCTTGA
- the LOC130735241 gene encoding cyclin-J18 isoform X1, whose translation MVLVTTSSSSSERVPAIEFLIQSAQLLQVPPIVKYSALSLFADRFLPSLPADSPNWLLQPLTESALQLFVLMSLWISSKVSLQFQSFRSRLAHCDSLHIHLQMHDTQPLSATCLKSLADKSIKEQHYTTRNFIEAEMLFMQVLNFEIGTTNITFVYLEELWIQFKGVTKVGELIDFDVCMDVMDLLYEKEETSFLYRSPHSLAASILVVSYIITVPKQKWEFPVLAWVNFVTSYKEEDIMKRVMEILKHVLEPS comes from the exons ATGGTATTGGTaacaacatcatcttcttcatctgagCGTGTCCCTGCAATTGAGTTCCTTATCCAATCAGCTCAA CTCCTGCAAGTTCCCCCCATTGTTAAGTACTCCGCATTGTCCTTGTTCGCTGATCGCTTCCTTCCTTCTTTACCCGCCGA CTCACCCAACTGGTTATTGCAACCCCTCACCGAAAGCGCATTGCAGCTGTTTGTGCTTATGTCTCTGTGGATTTCAAGCAAAGTAAGCCTTCAATTTCAGTCATTTCGATCCAGGCTGGCACACTGTGACTCTCTTCACATACATCTGCAGATGCATGATACTCAACCACTCTCCGCTACTTGTTTGAAGTCGTTGGCCGATAAATCCATCAAGGAACAGCACTACACCACTCGAAATTTCATCGAAGCA GAGATGCTCTTCATGCAG GTGTTGAATTTTGAGATTGGGACAACAAATATTACATTTGTGTACCTTGAAGAGCTTTGGATTCAATTCAA GGGAGTGACAAAAGTTGGTGAGCTGATTGACTTCGATGTTTGCATGGATGTTATGGATCTGCTCTATGAAAAGGAGGAGACATCGTTTCTTTATAGGTCTCCTCATTCCCTAGCTGCATCAATCTTG GTTGTGTCATACATAATAACAGTCCCTAAACAGAAATGGGAATTCCCGGTTCTTGCATGGG TCAATTTTGTGACCTCGTATAAGGAAGAAGATATCATGAAAAGGGTGATGGAGATTCTCAAGCATGTGCTTGAACCTTCTTGA